The Euphorbia lathyris chromosome 2, ddEupLath1.1, whole genome shotgun sequence genome includes a window with the following:
- the LOC136218940 gene encoding diacylglycerol kinase 1-like: protein MEFRENISPPPSPRFARLRDIKNSISRRFSRSQETAADDVNSKNFLKDFYVPDYVLIPGSSKDENASNAPSCPVIVFINSKSGGQLGGELLVTYRTLLNKNQVIDLTEQAPDKVLRQVYATLQTLKNNGDELATEIEKRLRIIVAGGDGTAGWLLGVVSDLKLPQPPPIATVPLGTGNNLPFSFGWGKKNPGTDRLPVESFLEQVKAAKEMKIDSWHIIMRMKCPKEGSFDPVPPLELPHSLHAFHRVPISDSLNMEGYHTFRGGFWNYFSMGMDAQVSYAFHSERKLHPEKFKNQLTNQSAYLKLGCTQGWFTASLFHPSSQNIAQLTKVKVMKTKGEWEDLIIPSSIRSIVCLNLPSFSGGLNPWGHPNRKKLRDRDLTPPYVDDGLIEVVGFRNAWHGLVLLAPNGHGTRLAQARRIRFEFRKGAAENTFMRIDGEPWKQPLPVDDDTVVVEISNHNQVTMLATTSCRSKSIHDPASPVRYDDDDDANSCDEEDEDSEERRKFGAADTFKFPDDFDISRLS from the exons ATGGAATTCCGTGAAAACATTTCTCCCCCTCCTTCTCCCCGGTTTGCGAGATTGAGAGACATTAAGAACTCAATTTCTAGGAGGTTTTCTAGGAG TCAGGAAACTGCAGCGGATGATGTGAATTCTAAGAATTTTTTGAAGGATTTCTACGTTCCAGATTATGTTCTTATACCTGGATCATCAAAAGATGAGAATGCTTCTAACGCTCCTTCCTGTCCTGTGATTGTGTTTATCAACTCAAAAAGTGGGGGCCAGCTAGGAGGCGAACTTCTTGTTACATACAGGACTCTTCTTAACAAGAATCAG GTTATTGATTTAACAGAACAGGCTCCTGATAAGGTCCTCCGTCAAGTTTATGCCACTCTGCAGACACTAAAGAACAATGGTGACGAATTGGCTACTGAAATTGAGAAGCGACTAAGGATTATT GTTGCCGGAGGAGATGGCACAGCCGGTTGGCTCCTTGGTGTGGTTTCTGATCTCAAACTACCTCAACCGCCACCAATTGCTACAGTACCACTGGGAACTGGAAATAACCTTCCATTTTCATTTGGCTGG GGAAAGAAGAACCCAGGCACAGACCGTTTGCCTGTGGAGTCATTCTTGGAACAAGTAAAGGCTGCAAAGGAAATGAAAATTGACAG CTGGCATATTATTATGAGGATGAAATGCCCGAAAGAAGGTTCTTTTGACCCTGTTCCACCACTTGAACTACCGCATTCTCTGCATGCGTTCCATCGTGTACCTATTTCGGATTCATTAAATATG GAAGGTTACCATACATTTCGTGGAGGGTTTTGGAACTACTTCAGTATGG GAATGGATGCTCAAGTATCATATGCGTTTCACTCCGAGAGGAAGTTGCATCCTGAAAAATTTAAGAACCAATTAACTAATCAG AGTGCTTATTTAAAGCTTGGATGTACTCAAGGATGGTTTACGGCCTCGCTTTTTCATCCCTCTTCACA GAATATAGCACAACTGACAAAGGTTAAAGTCATGAAAACCAAAGGTGAATGGGAGGACCTTATCATACCTAGCAG TATCAGGTCTATCGTTTGCCTTAATTTGCCCAGTTTTTCTGGAGGACTTAATCCTTGGGGACATCCAAACAGGAAGAAATTGCGGGAT AGGGACTTGACACCTCCATATGTTGATGATGGTCTCATTGAGGTCGTGGGTTTTAGAAATGCTTGGCATGGGCTTGTTCTACTTGCTCCAAATGGACATGGGACTCGTCTTGCACAG GCACGAAGAATTCGTTTTGAGTTCCGTAAGGGTGCAGCTGAGAACACATTCATGAGGATAGATGGAGAGCCATGGAAACAACCACTTCCAGTTGATGATGATACAGTTGTAGTGGAAATTTCTAATCATAACCAAGTGACAATGCTTGCCACCACTTCATGCCGATCCAAAAGTATACATGATCCTGCTTCACCTGTTAggtatgatgatgatgatgatgccaATAGTTGTGATGAAGAAGACGAAGATTcagaagaacgaaggaaattcGGAGCTGCTGATACATTCAAATTTCCTGATGATTTTGATATATCTAGACTTAGTTAA